Proteins from a single region of Macadamia integrifolia cultivar HAES 741 unplaced genomic scaffold, SCU_Mint_v3 scaffold3058, whole genome shotgun sequence:
- the LOC122067683 gene encoding L-type lectin-domain containing receptor kinase S.1: MMDMLHLDSRYLLHLPLLILLSISFSDALDFLFNSFNATHLKLTEDARVESSVIRLTNDSIQYSVGRAFYPSPLLMRNSSSESTISSFSTSFIFSILPQITSSPGFGLVFFLCNTTSPPDAIAGQYFGIFSNATHPSIYPLIAVEFDTGLNVEFNDPDANHVGIDLNNPESAVTHTGGYYDSTNVDLVPLDMRNGQNVRAWIDFDGSLLEFNVTIAPATVSRPSTPLITYRNPAIANYVSPNMYVGFSASKTTWVEVQRILAWSFSDNGTAADLNTTSLPVFSPESSSSPSLSAGAIAGISIASAVFLVLCLLGLYWFWQKKNKKATEDDGIEDWELEYWPHRFSYEELSEATKGFSNGELLGSGGFGRVYKGTLASNNTEVAVKCVNHDSRQGLREFMAEISSMGRLQHKNLVQMRGWCRKGNELMLVYDYMPNSSLNRWIFDNPKKLMGWEARRRVLRDVAEGLNYLHHGWDQMVLHRDIKSSNILLDSDMRGRLGDFGLAKLYQHGQTPSTTRVVGTYGYLAPELANVIAPTAASDVYSYGVFVLEVACGRRPIETSSDDEPLLIDWVKELYAKGRLIEAADSRIAGEYKVEDMEAVLKIGLACCHPDPDRRPTIREVVVILLGEEVSAAPGRVLSELPRVVSVIGEEPESPLSTSMGGN; this comes from the coding sequence ATGATGGACATGCTACACTTAGATTCTCgctatcttcttcatcttcccctCTTAATCCTCTTATCCATCTCCTTCTCTGATGCTCTGGATTTCCTATTTAACTCCTTCAATGCCACTCACCTCAAGCTCACCGAAGATGCGCGGGTCGAATCATCCGTCATCCGACTCACCAACGACTCAATTCAGTATTCCGTTGGTAGAGCCTTCtacccttctcctcttctcatGCGAAACTCCTCCTCTGAATCCACTATCTCTTCCTTCTCCACCTCTTTCATCTTCTCTATCCTTCCTCAGATCACCTCTAGCCCTGGCTTCGGTCTCGTTTTCTTCCTCTGCAACACCACCTCTCCCCCTGACGCCATAGCGGGTCAATACTTCggcatcttctccaatgctacaCACCCCTCCATCTACCCCCTCATTGCCGTCGAATTCGATACTGGTCTCAATGTTGAATTCAACGACCCAGATGCCAATCATGTCGGCATCGATCTGAACAACCCTGAATCCGCCGTCACCCACACCGGCGGTTATTATGATTCCACCAACGTAGATCTCGTTCCCCTTGACATGCGTAACGGCCAGAATGTCCGAGCTTGGATCGATTTCGACGGCTCACTTTTGGAATTCAATGTCACCATCGCCCCCGCAACTGTGTCTCGTCCCTCTACGCCACTGATCACTTACAGGAACCCCGCCATCGCTAACTATGTCTCCCCCAACATGTATGTTGGCTTCTCTGCTTCAAAAACCACTTGGGTGGAAGTGCAGAGGATCCTAGCTTGGAGTTTTAGCGACAACGGAACTGCTGCGGATTTAAACACCACGAGTCTGCCGGTTTTCTCGCCGGAATCGTCATCATCGCCTTCTTTGTCCGCCGGCGCCATAGCCGGGATTTCAATCGCTTCTGCTGTATTCCTAGTCCTCTGTCTGTTGGGGCTTTACTGGTTTTggcagaagaagaataagaaggccACAGAAGATGACGGGATCGAAGATTGGGAGCTTGAATACTGGCCACACCGTTTCTCATACGAAGAGCTAAGCGAAGCCACGAAAGGGTTCTCCAATGGAGAGCTTCTCGGGTCCGGTGGATTCGGCAGAGTATACAAAGGAACCCTAGCGAGCAATAACACAGAGGTGGCAGTGAAATGCGTGAACCATGACTCGAGACAGGGGCTGAGAGAATTCATGGCGGAGATATCGAGCATGGGAAGGCTCCAACACAAGAACCTGGTTCAGATGAGAGGGTGGTGTAGGAAAGGAAACGAGTTGATGCTGGTCTACGATTACATGCCCAACAGTAGCCTCAATCGTTGGATCTTCGACAACCCCAAGAAGCTGATGGGGTGGGAGGCGAGGCGAAGGGTGCTGCGCGATGTGGCAGAGGGTTTGAACTACCTGCACCACGGATGGGATCAGATGGTCCTCCACCGTGACATCAAGTCCAGCAACATACTCCTCGACTCCGACATGCGGGGTCGCCTCGGTGACTTCGGACTCGCTAAGCTCTACCAGCACGGCCAGACGCCAAGCACGACGCGAGTAGTGGGCACGTATGGGTACCTAGCGCCGGAGTTGGCGAACGTAATAGCTCCGACGGCGGCAAGCGATGTGTACAGTTACGGGGTGTTTGTGCTGGAGGTGGCTTGTGGGCGGAGACCCATTGAAACGTCGTCTGATGACGAGCCGCTGCTGATCGATTGGGTGAAAGAGCTTTATGCGAAAGGGAGGCTTATCGAAGCTGCTGACTCGAGGATTGCAGGTGAGTACAAGGTGGAAGACATGGAAGCGGTGCTCAAGATTGGGTTGGCTTGCTGCCATCCTGACCCTGACCGCAGGCCTACCATAAGGGAGGTTGTAGTCATACTGCTTGGTGAGGAGGTCTCTGCGGCACCGGGGAGAGTGTTGTCGGAGCTTCCACGTGTCGTCTCAGTCATCGGTGAGGAGCCGGAGTCACCACTATCAACTTCAATGGGTGGAAACTGA